The proteins below come from a single Triticum aestivum cultivar Chinese Spring chromosome 5D, IWGSC CS RefSeq v2.1, whole genome shotgun sequence genomic window:
- the LOC123120140 gene encoding mRNA-decapping enzyme-like protein: MPPPPHPNGGKVTPNLAMDAEGTRLLNLTVLQRLDPAVEDILITAAHVTLYDFNIDLNQWSRKDVEGSLFVVKRNSQPRFQFIVMNRRNTDNLVEDLLSDFEYELQPPYLLYRNATQEVNGIWFYNQQECEAVASLFGRILNAYAKVPPKPKVPSIKSEFEELEAVPTSSAIDGPLEPPPSSTAVVSDTPDESFASYFSGVANVGNVPTAPMTGRAHPPAESVASSHVPMIISSAAPTHQMSASSAPPLPLHTNAHAGRSTDLVTPAFFVPPSSSSTSLVQPVSSLMPTAPPLHPASTSSQRPPYGTPLLQPFPPPTPPASLTPAHNDGPIISRDKVKDALQRLVQSDEFIDLIHRELLNACKSL, encoded by the exons atgccgccgccgccgcacccaaaCGGGGGCAAAGTGACGCCGAACCTGGCCATGGACGCCGAGGGCACGCGCCTGCTTAACCTCACCGTCCTGCAGCGCCTCGACCCCGCCGTCGAAGACATCCTCATCACTGCCGCGCACGTCACGCTCTACGACTTCAACATCGACCTCAACCAGTGG AGCCGGAAGGACGTGGAGGGATCGCTCTTCGTGGTTAAGAG GAACTCACAGCCGAGGTTCCAGTTCATCGTCATGAACAGGCGCAATACGG ATAATCTCGTGGAGGATTTGTTGAGTGATTTTGAATACGAACTCCAGCCTCCATATTTGTTGTATCGGAATGCCACACAGGAAGTAAATGGCATTTGGTTTTATAACCAACAGGAGTGCGAAGCTGTTGCTAGTCTGTTTGGAAG GATACTGAATGCTTATGCGAAAGTGCCCCCAAAGCCGAAAGTGCCATCCATAAAAAG TGAGTTTGAGGAATTAGAGGCTGTTCCTACATCCTCTGCCATAGATGGTCCCCTtgaacctcctccatcatctaccGCTGTAGTTTCTGATACCCCTGATGAATCGTTTGCCAGCTATTTCAGT GGTGTTGCTAACGTTGGGAATGTACCAACTGCACCAATGACTGGAAGAGCTCACCCACCTGCTGAGTCTGTTGCATCATCCCACGTACCAATGATAATTTCATCTGCTGCTCCAACACATCAGATGAGTGCTTCATCAGCTCCACCACTGCCCCTCCACACTAATGCACATGCTGGCCGCTCGACAGACCTTGTAACTCCGGCGTTCTTTGTGCCTCCGTCATCCTCTTCCACATCTTTGGTGCAACCGGTTTCATCCTTGATGCCTACAGCGCCACCTCTTCATCCTGCTTCCACATCCAGCCAACGTCCACCATATGGTACCCCACTTCTTCAACCCTTTCCACCACCAACTCCTCCTGCATCCCTTACCCCTGCACACAATGATGGACCTATTATTTCGAGGGATAAAGTTAAGGATGCCCTCCAGAGACTTGTTCAG AGCGACGAGTTCATCGATTTAATCCACCGGGAGTTGCTGAATGCTTGCAAGTCCTTGTGA